Part of the Chloroflexota bacterium genome is shown below.
CGCGCCTCCGCGTGATTGCGGAAGTAGTTGACCACGATGTCCGCGCCGAGCGTTGCAAGCTCGCGGGCGATGACGCGTCCGATGCCTCGCGACGCCCCGGTGACGAGCGCAACTCGCCCGGCGAAGGGTTTTTTGCGTTCGGGAGAGGTCATACCGGTCCTAGGAGATCACCAGGCCGCCATCGACGGCGATGGCCTGGCCGGTGATGTAGCTGGCGGCGTCAGAGGCGAGGTAGCCCACGAAACCCGCAATCTCTTCCGGCATCCCGAATCGCCCCATAGGCACCCGGTCCATGATGTATTTTTTCAGCTCCGGCGGCAGGGCTTCGACGATGTCCGTCTCGACGTATCCGGGCGCGACGCAGTTGACGGTGACGTTGCGCGACGCCACTTCCTTGGCCACGCTCTGCGTGAACCCGACCATGCCCGCCTTCGCAGCCGCGTAGTTCGCCTGCCCCTGGTTGCCGCGAAGGCCCACCACGGAGCCGATGTTGATGACCCTGCCCCACCGGCCGCGCACCATCGTGCGGATGCCCGCTCGCGTGCAGAGGAAAACGCTCCGCAGGTCCAGATTGACCACGCTGTCCCAGTCGTCGTCGGACATGCGCATCAGGAGCGAGTCCTTGATGATGCCCGCGTTGTTCACCAGCACCTCGACGGGGCCGAAGGCCTCGGCCGCCTGTGTGAACAGCCGCTCCACGTCCTCT
Proteins encoded:
- the fabG gene encoding 3-oxoacyl-[acyl-carrier-protein] reductase, with the translated sequence MSSDGRVALITGGSRGIGRAIALQLASQGMRIVVNYVSNAEAAEEVVQRVREAGTKAVALQCDVTRVEDVERLFTQAAEAFGPVEVLVNNAGIIKDSLLMRMSDDDWDSVVNLDLRSVFLCTRAGIRTMVRGRWGRVINIGSVVGLRGNQGQANYAAAKAGMVGFTQSVAKEVASRNVTVNCVAPGYVETDIVEALPPELKKYIMDRVPMGRFGMPEEIAGFVGYLASDAASYITGQAIAVDGGLVIS